The Desulfoscipio gibsoniae DSM 7213 genome contains a region encoding:
- a CDS encoding CoA-transferase subunit beta, which produces MEILDYYADDFSPQEMIVVAGARILENNKVVFAGTGLPMVAITLAQLTHAAGIIPVFEAGAVGPRLTRGLPLSVGDSRTTSKAMYLQGLNSAFELAQRGFCDYGFIGGAEIDIYGNLNSTMIGEFPGDYQSPKVRLPGSGGASDMAASCERIIIIMVHEKRRFKEKLSYLTSPGFLDGSPGARKKAGLVGKGPYRVITTRALLGFDENTRRMKLLATMPGETVQSVQENTGFELLVDDNVYQFEPPTLEEIRLVREEIDPEGYFIKKKIK; this is translated from the coding sequence ATGGAAATCCTTGACTACTATGCCGATGATTTTTCCCCCCAGGAAATGATCGTGGTAGCCGGGGCCCGAATACTCGAAAACAACAAAGTAGTATTTGCAGGTACCGGACTGCCTATGGTCGCCATAACTCTTGCCCAACTAACCCATGCCGCAGGAATTATACCGGTGTTTGAAGCAGGGGCAGTAGGGCCACGCTTAACCAGGGGGCTGCCGCTTTCTGTGGGTGATTCACGCACCACCAGCAAAGCCATGTACCTACAGGGGCTTAATTCCGCTTTTGAACTGGCCCAGCGGGGTTTTTGCGACTACGGTTTTATCGGTGGTGCCGAAATAGACATCTATGGTAATTTAAACTCAACTATGATCGGTGAATTTCCTGGGGACTACCAAAGCCCGAAAGTACGCTTGCCTGGCAGCGGCGGTGCCAGTGATATGGCTGCATCCTGCGAACGTATCATCATTATCATGGTCCATGAAAAGAGACGTTTTAAAGAAAAGTTAAGCTATTTAACCAGCCCGGGTTTTTTAGACGGCAGCCCCGGTGCCCGTAAAAAAGCGGGACTGGTAGGCAAGGGACCATACCGGGTCATTACCACCCGTGCACTGCTGGGGTTTGATGAAAATACACGGCGCATGAAACTTTTAGCCACCATGCCCGGGGAGACGGTACAAAGCGTACAGGAAAACACCGGCTTCGAGCTACTGGTGGATGATAATGTATACCAGTTTGAGCCGCCGACTCTGGAAGAAATTAGACTGGTGCGGGAAGAAATAGACCCGGAGGGTTATTTTATTAAGAAGAAAATAAAGTAA
- a CDS encoding CoA transferase subunit A, with amino-acid sequence MYWTGFTPDEAREILVNKDKSKKDKRMGLAEAINTFVKDGYNIGIAGFVNSRQPVAAIHEIIRQKKKDLTLSFQSAGLALEYLAGAMALNPALCSIKRMEFAYWAHESFGISPLFRYLAESGKVELEDWSNFNMSARFKAGAMGIPFIPCRSPLGSDVMQANRSQIMDCPFTDDPVALLPAAHPHVALVHVQEADIYGNCKIQGPLFTCPEIAMAAGYTILTCERIVEHESIVSDPNRVNIPFFSVDAVVEVPFGAYPGNCHSHYYFDDKHIKELQTAGEAFRKGDRAPLEMYYDHYIYGVQNTAEFLSQIPYNQLQHIQQIEIRDFRLIRGVSRQDTGDSYKTSARSVKKLGTRGGI; translated from the coding sequence ATGTACTGGACTGGATTTACGCCGGATGAAGCCAGGGAAATCCTTGTCAATAAGGATAAGTCCAAAAAGGACAAGCGTATGGGGCTGGCCGAGGCTATCAACACTTTTGTTAAAGACGGCTATAACATTGGTATTGCCGGTTTTGTTAACAGCCGCCAGCCTGTGGCAGCAATTCATGAGATTATCAGACAGAAAAAAAAGGATTTAACCCTCTCTTTTCAATCCGCCGGACTGGCTTTAGAATACCTGGCCGGCGCTATGGCACTGAACCCAGCCCTGTGTTCAATCAAGCGAATGGAATTTGCTTATTGGGCACATGAATCGTTCGGTATATCACCCCTATTTCGTTATTTAGCCGAAAGCGGTAAAGTTGAATTGGAAGATTGGAGCAATTTTAATATGTCGGCCAGGTTTAAGGCCGGCGCCATGGGTATTCCATTCATCCCCTGCCGCAGTCCGCTGGGCAGCGATGTTATGCAAGCAAATCGTTCTCAAATAATGGATTGTCCTTTTACTGACGACCCGGTGGCTTTACTGCCCGCCGCGCACCCCCATGTGGCACTGGTTCACGTACAGGAAGCCGATATTTACGGTAACTGTAAAATCCAGGGGCCATTGTTCACTTGTCCGGAAATAGCTATGGCAGCGGGATATACCATATTAACTTGCGAGCGGATAGTGGAGCATGAAAGTATTGTAAGTGACCCCAATCGGGTAAATATACCCTTCTTTTCTGTGGACGCGGTGGTGGAAGTGCCCTTTGGTGCCTACCCCGGCAATTGCCACAGTCATTATTATTTTGATGATAAGCACATCAAGGAGCTTCAGACTGCCGGAGAGGCTTTTAGGAAAGGCGACCGCGCACCACTGGAAATGTACTACGATCATTATATTTACGGCGTCCAAAATACAGCGGAGTTTTTAAGCCAAATACCGTATAACCAGTTGCAGCATATTCAACAAATTGAAATTAGGGACTTTCGTCTCATTCGCGGTGTATCAAGGCAGGACACCGGTGACAGTTATAAAACGTCAGCCAGGTCAGTGAAAAAACTGGGCACCCGGGGAGGCATATAA
- the yedF gene encoding sulfurtransferase-like selenium metabolism protein YedF gives MNHKLVDCRGLACPHPVINTKKALEEAGVDTVTTIVDNDVARQNVVLFAKNAGYQVNEQPKEGFYHLTITRIGAQATANQTNESAAPTPAAVTPTVGPVYFITTNALGQGSPDLGQVLMKSLFTTLVAMDPPPAALLFLNTGVFLTCAGTPVQEQLEKLHTHGTAVLSCGTCLEYYGIKEKLLLGDISNMFEINNWLNKPHKAITIA, from the coding sequence ATGAATCATAAATTAGTGGACTGCCGGGGATTGGCCTGCCCACACCCGGTAATCAACACCAAAAAAGCTCTTGAAGAAGCAGGTGTCGACACCGTTACCACCATTGTGGATAACGATGTTGCCCGTCAAAACGTAGTGTTGTTCGCCAAAAATGCGGGCTACCAGGTAAACGAACAGCCCAAAGAGGGCTTTTATCATTTGACTATAACCCGCATTGGCGCCCAGGCTACAGCAAATCAAACTAACGAAAGCGCAGCCCCCACCCCTGCTGCCGTTACGCCCACCGTCGGGCCGGTTTATTTCATTACAACCAATGCACTGGGCCAAGGTTCGCCGGATCTGGGACAGGTACTGATGAAAAGCCTGTTCACCACCCTGGTGGCCATGGATCCCCCGCCTGCGGCGCTATTGTTTTTGAATACCGGTGTATTTTTAACCTGTGCAGGTACTCCAGTGCAGGAACAGCTGGAAAAATTACACACACATGGCACCGCCGTACTTTCCTGTGGCACCTGCCTTGAGTATTACGGTATTAAAGAAAAACTGCTATTAGGGGATATCTCCAATATGTTCGAAATCAATAACTGGCTTAACAAGCCGCATAAAGCTATTACTATTGCTTAA
- the selD gene encoding selenide, water dikinase SelD: MTNKTVRLTSLAKTPGUAAKIGPHTLSQVLRQLPVSQDPNLLVGLNTSDDAAVYRLNEHQALIQTVDFFTPMVDDPYLFGQIAAANALSDIYAMGGQPLLALNIVCFPDCLPIAVLEDILKGGADKVVEAGGIIAGGHTVRDDEPKYGLAVAGLAPPGGIISNATARPGDRLVLTKPLGTGIINTAIKADLLSPEAAKQAAQCMSALNKEASASMQRYNASACTDITGFGLLGHAAEMAAASQVSLEICFSAVPLLPETIEMARMGIIPGGAYDNKEYLIGKVTLDNSLRPEEQMILFDPQTSGGLLIAVPGSLADRLVAELAGQGTPSAVIGQVLPIQDKLISVI; encoded by the coding sequence ATGACTAATAAAACAGTAAGGCTAACCAGCCTGGCCAAAACACCCGGGTGAGCAGCCAAGATAGGGCCGCATACCCTGTCGCAGGTTCTGCGACAATTACCCGTATCCCAAGACCCGAACCTTCTGGTGGGGCTGAATACCTCGGATGATGCCGCCGTATACCGACTGAATGAACATCAGGCGTTAATACAAACTGTTGATTTTTTCACTCCCATGGTAGATGATCCATATTTATTCGGGCAAATTGCCGCGGCCAACGCTTTAAGCGATATTTATGCCATGGGTGGCCAACCGCTTTTGGCCCTGAATATAGTCTGTTTTCCCGATTGCCTGCCTATTGCCGTCCTGGAGGATATTCTAAAGGGTGGGGCTGATAAAGTGGTGGAAGCAGGCGGTATTATTGCCGGGGGTCACACGGTACGAGATGATGAGCCTAAATATGGGCTGGCAGTTGCCGGCCTGGCACCACCCGGGGGTATTATCTCCAACGCCACCGCCCGGCCCGGCGACCGGTTGGTATTAACCAAACCACTGGGCACCGGTATTATTAATACTGCCATCAAGGCTGACTTGCTGTCTCCTGAAGCCGCCAAACAAGCAGCGCAGTGCATGTCCGCGCTAAATAAAGAAGCATCTGCAAGCATGCAACGGTACAATGCCAGCGCATGTACCGATATCACCGGTTTTGGCCTGCTTGGTCATGCCGCCGAAATGGCTGCGGCCAGTCAAGTCAGCCTGGAGATTTGTTTTTCTGCGGTACCATTGCTGCCCGAAACAATAGAGATGGCCCGCATGGGTATTATACCGGGGGGCGCTTATGATAATAAAGAATACCTAATTGGCAAGGTAACCCTGGACAATTCCCTTAGACCTGAAGAACAAATGATACTGTTCGACCCACAGACTTCAGGTGGACTGCTTATAGCGGTGCCAGGGTCCCTGGCAGACCGGTTGGTGGCGGAACTGGCGGGCCAAGGCACACCATCGGCAGTAATAGGCCAGGTGCTGCCGATTCAAGATAAGCTGATCAGTGTTATTTAG
- the yqfC gene encoding sporulation protein YqfC, protein MAWRDLKNKVKRQFSDVLDLPGDIMLDLPKIVLVGNLQVFIENHRGIQEYNPRLVRVVVNDKVIEVTGENLTLRNIMPDEICVEGQITGLIFLS, encoded by the coding sequence ATGGCCTGGAGAGATCTAAAAAATAAGGTTAAACGTCAATTTTCAGATGTCCTGGATTTACCAGGGGATATTATGCTGGATTTGCCCAAAATAGTGCTGGTCGGCAACCTGCAGGTGTTTATTGAGAACCATCGCGGTATTCAAGAATATAACCCCCGTTTGGTGCGGGTGGTAGTAAATGACAAAGTGATTGAAGTAACCGGTGAAAATTTGACACTGCGTAATATTATGCCTGATGAAATCTGCGTGGAAGGACAAATAACCGGTCTTATTTTTCTAAGTTAG
- the yqfD gene encoding sporulation protein YqfD: MFLKILNYLDGYVTITLPEECLEKFVNMATTRGIYLWGITNAAGNQVALNARLRDVQPLRHVARMTRCRFHIINRSGLPFFIGKLRRRRALLGGALCFVIALYALSSFIWFIDITGNQSVTEDKIARVAREAGLYRGAPKRSLDTAELEKTIMQQVNDLAWVGVSVDGTRVLIKVVEKVLPPDNGEHPVDIVALKDGLIKEILVLSGHPLVREGDTVTSGQVLISALIPPPEIEEESKPNAAEGEAEKEQQLTLQYVHARGIVRARIWYDVYNEIKLEEQVTKPTGSEITKLCMKIGGKEIILMGPHQVPYVHYTEHRDVKRLPEWRNIKVPVEVITVKYTEQGTYTNKLSRSEARRLAETQALDELRSQMPSGAKILNTQVREVKTAGEEDIVRVRVQVETLEEIGMEKPHQQDGGGSGIVDPKHGNQADGNQNNH; the protein is encoded by the coding sequence ATGTTTTTAAAGATATTAAACTACCTGGATGGTTATGTAACCATTACGCTTCCCGAGGAATGTCTGGAGAAGTTTGTTAACATGGCTACCACCCGGGGTATTTACCTATGGGGCATAACTAATGCGGCTGGAAACCAGGTAGCTTTAAATGCTCGTTTAAGAGATGTACAACCCCTACGCCATGTGGCCCGTATGACCCGCTGCCGTTTCCATATTATAAACCGCTCCGGTTTGCCCTTTTTTATTGGCAAACTGCGGCGGCGCCGGGCATTACTGGGCGGGGCATTGTGTTTTGTTATTGCGCTGTACGCGCTGTCATCTTTTATATGGTTCATTGATATAACAGGTAATCAATCGGTTACTGAAGATAAAATTGCCCGGGTTGCCCGGGAAGCCGGCCTATATCGCGGAGCTCCCAAGCGGTCTTTAGATACGGCGGAGCTGGAAAAAACTATTATGCAGCAGGTAAACGACCTGGCCTGGGTTGGCGTGTCTGTTGATGGGACAAGGGTATTGATCAAGGTCGTTGAAAAAGTGTTGCCGCCTGACAATGGGGAGCATCCCGTGGATATCGTGGCACTAAAGGACGGACTGATCAAGGAAATACTGGTATTGTCGGGGCACCCGCTGGTCCGGGAAGGGGATACCGTTACCAGCGGTCAAGTGCTAATATCGGCGTTAATACCGCCCCCTGAAATTGAGGAAGAGTCTAAACCTAATGCTGCTGAAGGAGAAGCGGAAAAAGAGCAGCAGCTGACATTACAATATGTGCATGCACGTGGGATTGTCCGGGCTCGCATATGGTATGATGTATATAATGAAATAAAACTTGAAGAGCAGGTAACCAAACCCACCGGAAGTGAGATTACCAAACTTTGCATGAAAATTGGGGGTAAGGAAATAATTTTAATGGGCCCCCATCAAGTGCCCTATGTACATTATACCGAGCACAGGGATGTGAAAAGGTTACCGGAATGGAGGAATATTAAAGTACCCGTCGAAGTTATAACGGTTAAATATACCGAACAGGGTACTTATACTAATAAATTAAGCAGGTCCGAGGCCCGTCGTCTGGCCGAAACCCAGGCGTTGGATGAATTGCGCTCACAAATGCCGAGCGGGGCAAAAATATTAAATACACAGGTGCGGGAAGTAAAAACCGCAGGTGAAGAGGATATTGTCCGGGTTCGGGTACAGGTAGAAACACTTGAGGAAATAGGCATGGAAAAACCTCATCAACAAGACGGAGGAGGTTCTGGTATAGTTGACCCAAAACACGGAAACCAGGCTGATGGAAACCAGAATAATCATTGA
- a CDS encoding PhoH family protein, with amino-acid sequence METRIIIDDIGAAAEIFGKHDENLSLLESSLGVKMVARGEELVIMGQREQVEKTREIIEQLQSYYQAGNRLTRHEINYAIKSLNSGKAGALAGLARDVVLVTARGKKIKPKTVGQQRYIEKLLKHDVVFALGPAGTGKTYLAVVMAVRAQRNRTVNRIVLTRPAVEAGEKLGFLPGDLQEKVDPYLRPLYDSLYDVLGIENTQKYLERQVIEIAPLAYMRGRTLDDSFVILDEAQNTTPEQMKMFLTRLGFGSRAVITGDETQVDLPRGQQSGLVHARRVLDGIEGIAFHHFTGEDIVRHPLVQQIVRAYEEKGALAEKTEV; translated from the coding sequence ATGGAAACCAGAATAATCATTGACGATATTGGTGCCGCTGCGGAGATATTTGGTAAGCATGATGAAAATTTGTCATTGTTAGAAAGCTCATTGGGTGTGAAAATGGTGGCCCGGGGTGAAGAGTTGGTCATTATGGGGCAGCGGGAGCAGGTTGAAAAAACACGGGAAATAATTGAGCAGCTGCAGTCATATTACCAGGCCGGCAACCGGCTCACAAGGCATGAGATTAATTATGCCATCAAGTCGTTAAATTCCGGTAAGGCCGGGGCACTGGCGGGCCTGGCCCGTGATGTGGTGCTGGTTACGGCCCGGGGCAAAAAAATCAAGCCCAAAACAGTGGGACAGCAGCGGTATATAGAAAAATTACTCAAACATGATGTGGTATTTGCCCTGGGTCCCGCCGGCACGGGAAAAACATATTTGGCGGTGGTAATGGCCGTCAGAGCGCAGCGTAACCGGACCGTAAACAGAATAGTCTTGACCAGGCCGGCAGTGGAGGCAGGTGAAAAACTGGGCTTTTTGCCCGGCGATCTGCAGGAAAAAGTAGATCCTTATCTACGGCCGCTGTATGACAGTCTTTATGATGTGCTGGGTATTGAAAATACACAAAAGTACCTGGAGCGACAGGTGATTGAGATTGCTCCCCTGGCTTACATGCGGGGCAGAACACTGGATGATTCCTTTGTCATTTTGGATGAGGCGCAAAATACTACTCCTGAACAAATGAAGATGTTTCTCACTCGCTTGGGGTTTGGCTCCCGGGCCGTGATCACCGGTGATGAAACCCAGGTGGATTTGCCCAGGGGACAGCAATCGGGTTTGGTGCACGCCCGCCGGGTGTTGGACGGTATTGAAGGGATCGCTTTTCATCACTTCACCGGTGAGGATATTGTCAGACATCCTTTGGTGCAACAAATTGTCCGGGCTTACGAGGAAAAAGGGGCTTTGGCGGAAAAGACTGAGGTGTGA
- a CDS encoding HD family phosphohydrolase, producing the protein MLPLRTVKGKLTDSFNRLAGKRKVRRGLAAGLFFVLLTLLMSVDFMPQKVNLVVGQVSPTNVFAPRNVIFQDKVKTEEARNLAANQVAQQYITDPRVSVDVQQNISTMINTISEIQGNPELDKSQKIAQLKEEMPFDLPSDVLKTLAEPDPGSLERVRNNLTSMIARAMEAREGVTQENIKNVESSLVNEINNQQLNNSYTALATEMVLYYLRPNKFFDVEKTQSLQQAAREAVSPVMVTIKEREKIIGVGEIVTEEHIAKLEALGLSRPILPVSSILGSALLVALLMTVVLFYLYQQNREIYNHAGHLYLMGIIVMGVLGVSKAVIAINITQWPEFGALLAYVAPIGAAGMLIAILLDSRLAVLVVAILSFLLGLMTGGQIRFAAVGLIGGFTGVYGVSKLSQRGDMARAGFYTGAANVAAIFAMGLIGDTPIGLLITSSLLLGTVNGLLSSILTNGAIPYLESAFGITSSVRLLELSNPGNPLLRRLQIEAPGTYHHSLLVGNLAEAAADAVGGDTLLVRVAAYYHDIGKMKRPFFFIENQMGGDNPHDKIAPTLSTLILTSHVKDGVELAREHKLPKGIIDIIEQHHGHGMCSFFYQKAMENNKNEGVTEDDFRYEGPKPQTKEAAIVMLADAVEAATRAMQNRTPGRVEGMVHKIIKDKLMDGQLAECDLTLKDLNIIAGAFIRVLSGIFHNRIEYPDMTKEMERRKNKRAGTRRLPAGKGAN; encoded by the coding sequence ATGCTTCCTCTGAGAACGGTAAAAGGAAAACTTACGGATAGTTTCAACCGGCTGGCCGGCAAGCGTAAAGTGCGCAGGGGGTTGGCCGCCGGTTTATTTTTTGTACTGCTCACTTTGCTTATGTCTGTGGATTTTATGCCCCAGAAGGTAAATCTTGTGGTTGGACAGGTTTCTCCTACTAATGTTTTTGCCCCGCGCAACGTCATTTTTCAGGATAAGGTAAAGACCGAGGAGGCCCGCAATCTGGCGGCCAATCAGGTGGCACAGCAGTATATCACCGACCCGCGGGTGAGCGTTGATGTACAGCAGAATATATCCACAATGATAAATACCATAAGTGAAATTCAGGGAAATCCGGAGCTGGATAAAAGCCAAAAAATAGCACAGCTCAAAGAAGAGATGCCCTTTGATCTGCCCAGTGATGTGCTGAAAACACTGGCCGAACCTGATCCGGGCAGCCTGGAACGGGTGAGAAACAACCTGACCTCGATGATAGCCCGGGCTATGGAAGCCAGGGAGGGCGTAACCCAGGAAAATATTAAAAACGTGGAAAGTTCGCTGGTGAACGAGATTAACAATCAGCAGCTGAATAACTCTTATACAGCGCTGGCGACGGAAATGGTGCTTTATTATTTGCGCCCCAATAAGTTCTTCGATGTTGAGAAAACCCAGAGCTTGCAGCAGGCGGCCAGGGAAGCTGTATCCCCGGTGATGGTAACAATTAAAGAAAGGGAAAAAATTATTGGCGTTGGGGAGATAGTCACCGAGGAACACATTGCCAAACTGGAGGCTCTTGGCCTTTCCCGCCCCATACTGCCGGTTTCCTCCATCCTGGGTTCAGCTTTACTGGTAGCCTTGTTGATGACGGTGGTGCTTTTTTACCTCTACCAGCAAAACAGGGAAATATATAACCATGCCGGTCATTTATACCTAATGGGTATCATAGTGATGGGTGTGTTAGGTGTTTCCAAGGCTGTAATTGCTATTAATATTACCCAGTGGCCGGAATTTGGAGCTCTTTTAGCTTATGTCGCTCCCATAGGAGCGGCGGGTATGCTGATTGCCATATTATTAGATTCACGACTGGCCGTGCTGGTGGTGGCTATTCTTAGTTTTCTTCTGGGTCTGATGACCGGTGGTCAGATAAGGTTTGCCGCAGTGGGACTTATCGGCGGCTTTACAGGCGTTTACGGGGTGAGCAAACTCAGCCAGCGGGGTGATATGGCACGGGCCGGTTTTTATACGGGAGCGGCTAATGTAGCAGCTATCTTTGCCATGGGCTTGATCGGGGATACGCCCATTGGCTTGCTGATTACTTCAAGCCTGCTATTGGGTACCGTAAATGGCCTGCTATCTTCTATTTTGACCAACGGAGCTATACCCTATTTGGAAAGTGCTTTTGGCATTACCTCTTCTGTGCGCCTGCTGGAGCTGTCCAATCCGGGTAATCCGCTTTTGCGACGCTTGCAAATCGAAGCGCCGGGCACCTATCACCATAGTTTGCTGGTGGGAAACCTCGCTGAGGCTGCGGCAGATGCAGTGGGGGGGGATACCCTGTTGGTGCGGGTTGCCGCATACTATCATGATATTGGTAAAATGAAGCGGCCCTTTTTCTTTATTGAAAACCAAATGGGGGGGGACAACCCCCATGATAAAATAGCGCCTACCCTGAGCACCCTGATTTTGACTTCCCATGTCAAGGACGGCGTGGAACTGGCACGCGAGCATAAATTACCCAAGGGAATTATTGATATAATCGAGCAGCATCATGGCCATGGCATGTGTAGTTTCTTTTATCAGAAGGCTATGGAGAATAATAAAAACGAAGGCGTTACTGAAGATGATTTCAGGTACGAAGGCCCCAAGCCACAGACCAAGGAGGCAGCTATTGTTATGCTGGCCGATGCAGTGGAGGCAGCGACCCGAGCCATGCAAAACCGTACCCCCGGACGGGTGGAGGGTATGGTACATAAAATTATTAAGGATAAGCTTATGGATGGGCAGTTGGCTGAATGCGACCTCACTTTGAAGGATCTGAACATTATTGCCGGCGCATTTATTCGGGTGTTATCCGGGATATTCCACAATAGGATAGAGTATCCGGATATGACCAAAGAAATGGAAAGGAGAAAAAATAAACGTGCCGGTACTCGAAGGCTGCCTGCAGGAAAGGGCGCCAATTAA
- the ybeY gene encoding rRNA maturation RNase YbeY produces the protein MPVLISNLQEKVPVDHDLEHQLTRVVAQALADHDIPENAEVSVVLVDDEYITFLNGQYRGIDGPTDVLSFAMLEGPAMPGDEDEPMLGDVVISLETARRQAVEYDHSFTREVAYLTVHGVLHLLGYDHETPPDKQKMRTQEETILTRAGLPAPSTGTTPSGAGC, from the coding sequence GTGCCGGTACTTATAAGTAATCTACAGGAAAAGGTACCAGTCGATCACGACTTGGAACACCAGCTTACCCGGGTGGTGGCGCAGGCACTGGCTGATCACGATATACCCGAGAATGCCGAGGTAAGTGTGGTATTAGTGGACGATGAATATATAACCTTTTTGAATGGGCAGTATCGCGGTATTGATGGTCCCACGGACGTGCTCAGCTTTGCCATGCTGGAAGGCCCCGCCATGCCCGGGGATGAAGACGAGCCTATGTTGGGCGATGTGGTAATTTCTTTGGAAACCGCCCGGCGACAGGCAGTTGAATACGACCACAGCTTTACCAGGGAAGTGGCTTACTTAACCGTGCACGGGGTCCTGCACCTACTGGGCTACGATCACGAAACCCCGCCCGACAAACAAAAAATGCGCACCCAGGAAGAAACCATCCTAACCCGAGCAGGCCTCCCCGCCCCCTCTACCGGCACCACACCTTCCGGTGCCGGGTGTTGA
- a CDS encoding diacylglycerol kinase family protein, which translates to MLRLIRSFRWAIHGIGYACRTQLNMKIHLLAAALVMAVGLLLQMPPIELAVLSITIFMVLAAEMFNTALEAAVDLVTPEFNLLAKIAKDVAAGAVLLTALNALLVAYLLIWPRLWDLMR; encoded by the coding sequence TTGCTTCGCCTGATACGTAGCTTTCGGTGGGCCATACATGGTATAGGTTATGCTTGTAGGACCCAGCTGAACATGAAAATTCACCTGCTGGCGGCAGCATTGGTAATGGCTGTTGGACTGTTATTACAAATGCCGCCAATAGAGTTAGCCGTGCTGTCTATAACGATATTTATGGTGCTGGCTGCGGAAATGTTTAATACCGCCCTTGAGGCGGCGGTGGATCTGGTTACTCCTGAATTTAATTTACTGGCCAAAATTGCCAAGGATGTGGCTGCCGGTGCAGTGCTGCTTACCGCTTTAAATGCGCTGTTAGTGGCTTATTTATTGATCTGGCCCCGTTTGTGGGACTTAATGAGGTGA
- a CDS encoding cytidine deaminase, with product MKPEQLITMALKARLNAYVPYSNFAVGAALLTTGGNVYTGCNVENSSYGLTVCAERIALFTAVASGERKFTALAVVAGTEEYCSPCGACRQVLAEFGGETKVYLANRHGAYRETTVAELLPVAFSLKDIT from the coding sequence ATGAAGCCGGAACAACTGATTACCATGGCCCTTAAGGCCCGGCTAAACGCCTATGTTCCTTATTCAAACTTTGCGGTGGGCGCAGCCTTGCTTACCACCGGCGGCAATGTATATACCGGTTGCAATGTGGAAAACTCATCCTATGGACTTACAGTTTGCGCTGAACGGATAGCGTTGTTTACCGCTGTGGCCAGTGGTGAGCGCAAATTCACTGCGCTGGCAGTGGTGGCTGGTACCGAAGAATATTGCAGTCCTTGCGGGGCCTGCCGCCAGGTACTGGCTGAATTCGGCGGTGAAACCAAAGTTTACTTGGCTAACCGGCATGGTGCCTATCGAGAAACGACCGTTGCCGAACTGCTGCCGGTGGCTTTTTCTCTGAAAGACATTACTTAA
- the era gene encoding GTPase Era: protein MKGTVKIKLHDPGFKSGFVTIVGRTNVGKSTLLNNMLGQKLTIMSDKPQTTRHKIQCVLTGADYQAVFIDTPGIHKPKHKLGEHMVGTALNALREVDVVLLLVEAAMPGPGDHYMLEQLKKVTGPVLLAINKIDLIKPDELMPIIAAFQKTGNFADIVPVSALTGENVQHLRQVIINYLPEGPQYYPDDMVVDRPERFIMAELIREKVLHLTSQEVPHSVAVVVDEVEQRSQELVAVRAVIYTERESQKGILIGKGGRMLKEVGKQARQELEALLGSRIFLELWVKVKKDWRNRDIDMRNFGLLEE, encoded by the coding sequence ATGAAAGGAACGGTAAAAATTAAATTGCATGATCCAGGTTTTAAATCAGGTTTTGTAACCATTGTAGGTCGAACCAATGTAGGTAAATCTACCCTGCTGAACAATATGCTGGGCCAAAAATTAACCATCATGTCCGATAAACCGCAAACAACCCGCCATAAAATACAATGCGTGCTTACCGGCGCGGATTACCAAGCCGTTTTTATCGATACTCCGGGCATTCACAAGCCAAAGCATAAACTGGGTGAACATATGGTGGGGACGGCCTTGAATGCACTGCGGGAAGTAGATGTGGTGCTGCTGTTGGTAGAAGCGGCCATGCCCGGTCCGGGCGACCACTACATGCTGGAACAGTTAAAGAAAGTAACCGGCCCGGTGCTGCTGGCCATCAACAAAATTGATCTAATTAAGCCCGACGAATTGATGCCTATTATTGCAGCTTTCCAGAAAACCGGCAATTTTGCTGATATTGTGCCTGTTTCAGCACTAACCGGGGAAAATGTGCAGCATCTCCGGCAAGTAATTATCAATTATTTGCCCGAAGGACCCCAATATTATCCCGACGACATGGTGGTGGATCGCCCGGAGCGGTTTATCATGGCCGAGCTGATCAGAGAAAAGGTGCTGCATCTAACCAGCCAGGAGGTGCCTCACTCCGTGGCCGTGGTAGTTGATGAGGTGGAACAAAGATCCCAAGAACTGGTGGCGGTGCGGGCGGTTATTTATACCGAGCGGGAAAGCCAAAAGGGCATATTAATCGGTAAGGGCGGTCGCATGCTTAAAGAAGTGGGTAAACAGGCCCGCCAGGAGTTGGAAGCTTTACTGGGCTCAAGGATTTTCCTGGAGCTATGGGTCAAGGTAAAAAAAGATTGGCGAAATAGAGATATAGATATGAGGAATTTCGGGTTGCTGGAGGAATAA